A single region of the Streptomyces sp. AM 4-1-1 genome encodes:
- a CDS encoding NAD(P)H-quinone dehydrogenase codes for MTRIVIIGGGPGGYEAALVGAQLGAEVTVVDCDGLGGASVLTDCVPSKTLIATAEVMTTFDSSYEELGIIVADDTPSIEQAARVVGVDLGKVNRRVKRLALAQSHDITASVTRAGARVMRGRGRLSGLQAADGSRQVVVTTADGTEESLTADAVLVATGGHPREIPDALPDGERILNWTQVYDLDELPEELIVVGSGVTGAEFAGAYQALGSHVTLVSSRDRVLPGEDPDAAAVLEDVFRRRGMNVMARSRAQSAKRVGDRVEVTLSDGRVISGSHCLMAVGAIPNTADMGLEEAGVRLKESGHIRTDKVSRTSAPGIYAAGDVTGIFALASVAAMQGRIAMYHFLGDAVAPLNLKTVSSNVFTDPEIATVGYSQADVDAGRIDARVVKLPLLRNPRAKMQGIRDGFVKIFCRPGTGTVVGGCVVAPRASELIHPISIAVDNSLTVEQIANAFTVYPSLSGSIAEVARQLHTRKSADEA; via the coding sequence GTGACCCGGATCGTGATCATCGGCGGCGGACCAGGCGGGTACGAGGCGGCATTGGTGGGCGCCCAGCTCGGCGCGGAGGTGACCGTCGTCGACTGCGACGGCCTCGGCGGCGCGTCCGTACTCACCGACTGCGTACCCTCGAAGACCCTGATCGCGACGGCGGAGGTGATGACCACCTTCGACTCCTCGTACGAGGAGCTGGGCATCATCGTCGCGGACGACACACCCTCGATCGAGCAGGCGGCCCGGGTGGTCGGCGTCGACCTGGGCAAGGTCAACCGGCGGGTGAAGCGCCTGGCGCTCGCCCAGTCGCACGACATCACCGCGTCCGTCACCCGGGCCGGTGCCCGCGTGATGCGCGGTCGCGGCAGACTGTCCGGGCTCCAGGCGGCGGACGGCTCCCGCCAGGTCGTGGTGACCACGGCCGACGGTACGGAGGAGTCGCTGACCGCCGACGCGGTGCTCGTCGCGACCGGCGGGCACCCCAGGGAGATCCCCGACGCGCTCCCCGACGGCGAGCGCATCCTGAACTGGACCCAGGTCTACGACCTGGACGAGCTGCCCGAAGAGCTGATCGTGGTCGGTTCCGGTGTGACCGGCGCCGAGTTCGCCGGCGCGTACCAGGCGCTCGGGTCCCACGTCACCCTCGTCTCCTCCCGGGACCGGGTGCTGCCGGGCGAGGACCCGGACGCGGCGGCCGTGCTGGAGGACGTCTTCCGGCGTCGCGGCATGAACGTCATGGCCCGCTCCCGCGCCCAGTCCGCGAAGCGGGTCGGCGACCGGGTCGAGGTCACCCTCTCCGACGGCCGTGTCATCTCCGGCAGCCACTGCCTGATGGCGGTCGGCGCCATCCCGAACACCGCGGACATGGGGTTGGAGGAGGCAGGGGTACGGCTCAAGGAGTCGGGCCACATCCGTACCGACAAGGTCTCCAGGACCAGCGCCCCCGGCATCTACGCGGCGGGTGACGTCACCGGCATCTTCGCGCTGGCCTCGGTCGCCGCGATGCAGGGCCGGATCGCGATGTACCACTTCCTCGGTGACGCGGTGGCCCCGCTGAACCTCAAGACGGTCTCCTCGAACGTCTTCACCGACCCGGAGATCGCCACCGTCGGCTACAGCCAGGCGGACGTCGACGCGGGCCGGATCGACGCCCGGGTGGTGAAGCTGCCGCTGCTGCGCAACCCGCGCGCCAAGATGCAGGGCATCCGGGACGGTTTCGTCAAGATCTTCTGCCGGCCCGGCACCGGCACCGTGGTCGGCGGCTGTGTCGTGGCGCCGCGGGCGAGCGAACTCATCCATCCGATCTCGATCGCGGTCGACAACAGCCTGACGGTGGAACAGATCGCGAACGCCTTCACGGTGTACCCGTCCCTGTCGGGTTCGATCGCCGAAGTGGCACGGCAGTTGCACACCCGCAAGAGCGCCGACGAGGCCTAA
- a CDS encoding DeoR/GlpR family DNA-binding transcription regulator, with the protein MFAAERRQLILEMVRANGAVSLRELARVVQTSEVTVRRDVRALEAEGLLDRRHGGAVLPGGFTRESGFPQKSHLATAEKTAIADLAAGLVEEGEAIVVGAGTTTQELARRLARVPGLTVVTNSLLVAQALAHANRVEVVMTGGTLRGSNYALVGSGAEQSLQGLRVSRAFLSGSGLTAERGLSTSNMLSASVDRALVQAAAEVVVLADHTKLGSDTMFQTVPTDLITRLVTDEPPGHDERAATELQALADQGIQITVAGSGAGAPGGDTVPPGRPPRREMPLPGQRRTHGGGGPGPQLRSATASLADQIPADRARVADLRRR; encoded by the coding sequence GTGTTCGCTGCAGAACGTCGTCAGTTGATCCTTGAAATGGTGCGCGCCAACGGGGCGGTATCGCTCCGTGAGCTCGCCCGCGTCGTCCAGACCTCCGAAGTGACCGTACGGCGGGACGTGCGGGCACTGGAGGCAGAAGGACTCCTCGACCGCCGGCACGGCGGTGCGGTCTTGCCGGGCGGTTTCACGCGGGAGTCCGGCTTCCCGCAGAAATCCCATCTCGCCACCGCGGAGAAGACGGCCATCGCCGATCTCGCCGCCGGTCTCGTCGAAGAGGGCGAGGCCATCGTGGTCGGCGCCGGTACGACCACGCAGGAGCTGGCCCGCCGGCTCGCGCGGGTCCCCGGTCTGACCGTCGTGACCAACTCGCTGCTGGTCGCCCAGGCGCTGGCCCACGCCAACCGGGTGGAGGTGGTGATGACCGGCGGCACGCTGCGCGGCTCCAACTACGCCCTGGTGGGCAGCGGCGCCGAACAGTCCCTTCAGGGGCTGCGGGTCTCCCGGGCGTTCCTCTCCGGGAGCGGGCTCACCGCGGAACGCGGACTGTCCACCTCCAACATGCTCTCGGCGAGCGTCGACCGGGCGCTGGTGCAGGCCGCCGCGGAGGTGGTGGTCCTGGCGGACCACACCAAGCTCGGCTCCGACACGATGTTCCAGACCGTGCCCACGGATCTGATCACCCGGCTCGTGACGGACGAGCCGCCCGGTCACGACGAACGCGCCGCCACCGAACTCCAGGCCCTGGCGGACCAGGGGATTCAGATCACGGTGGCGGGCTCGGGGGCGGGGGCCCCGGGCGGGGACACCGTCCCGCCGGGGAGGCCGCCCCGGCGCGAGATGCCGCTGCCGGGGCAGCGCCGCACCCATGGGGGTGGTGGTCCGGGCCCGCAGCTGCGCAGTGCGACCGCCTCCCTGGCGGACCAGATCCCGGCGGACCGCGCTCGGGTGGCCGACCTGCGCCGCCGCTGA
- a CDS encoding SH3 domain-containing protein, whose amino-acid sequence MNRSRIQRQVATTLAALVIAGAGALAATPAVASTAPDTMSGTRTAPLPQPVQPAPLHQLPLHQAPHPAAVHQAPHLAPLHQAPQTAPRPQSPQAPQADPSAAYAKGKVISKIPLNVHSRPTTSSPVIGTIPPGTIITLVCKVRSERVDGNDIWYKLGGSRTGWVTARYVENLSPVPYC is encoded by the coding sequence GTGAACAGGTCGCGCATCCAGCGTCAGGTCGCCACGACGCTCGCCGCACTCGTGATCGCCGGTGCGGGGGCCCTGGCCGCCACACCGGCCGTCGCCTCCACCGCCCCTGACACCATGTCGGGCACGCGCACGGCCCCGCTGCCGCAGCCCGTGCAGCCGGCCCCGCTCCACCAGCTCCCGCTCCACCAGGCCCCGCACCCGGCCGCGGTCCACCAGGCACCGCACCTGGCCCCGCTGCACCAAGCGCCGCAGACGGCCCCGCGGCCCCAGTCGCCCCAGGCCCCGCAAGCGGACCCGTCCGCGGCGTACGCCAAGGGCAAGGTCATCTCGAAGATCCCGCTCAATGTCCACTCGCGGCCGACCACCAGCTCCCCGGTCATCGGCACGATCCCTCCGGGCACGATCATCACCCTGGTCTGCAAGGTCCGTAGCGAGCGCGTCGACGGCAACGACATCTGGTACAAGCTCGGCGGCAGCCGGACCGGCTGGGTCACGGCCCGGTACGTCGAGAACCTCTCGCCGGTTCCGTACTGCTAG
- a CDS encoding TetR/AcrR family transcriptional regulator — translation MATSTAPTPARPMRADARRNYDRLLAEARTAFAEHGTDASLEDIARRAGVGIGTLYRHFPNRHTLMNAVFQDALAALLVRSHDLAEAPRPCRALVEWLGAIVTHAGAYRGLAQALMSACGDTDSALVNCNVPLREAGARLLARAQAGGSVRQDVSIDDLLQLTNAIALAAEQSPSDPALATRLLSLTLHGLRTGSAAPTAG, via the coding sequence ATGGCGACCAGCACGGCACCGACGCCGGCCCGGCCGATGCGCGCCGACGCGCGTCGCAACTACGACCGACTGCTCGCCGAGGCCCGTACCGCCTTCGCGGAACACGGCACCGACGCCTCGCTGGAGGACATCGCGCGCCGCGCGGGCGTGGGCATCGGCACGCTGTACCGGCACTTCCCGAACCGGCACACGTTGATGAACGCGGTCTTCCAGGACGCCCTGGCGGCCCTGCTGGTCCGCTCCCACGACCTGGCGGAAGCACCCAGACCGTGCCGGGCGCTGGTGGAGTGGCTGGGCGCGATCGTCACCCACGCGGGCGCCTACCGTGGACTCGCCCAGGCGCTCATGTCGGCCTGCGGGGACACCGATTCGGCACTGGTCAACTGCAACGTCCCGCTGCGCGAAGCGGGCGCGAGACTCCTGGCACGAGCCCAGGCCGGCGGCTCGGTGCGCCAGGACGTCTCCATCGACGACCTGCTGCAACTCACGAACGCCATCGCCCTGGCCGCCGAACAGTCCCCCTCCGACCCGGCCCTGGCGACCCGGTTGCTCTCCCTGACCCTCCACGGCCTCCGCACCGGCTCGGCGGCGCCGACGGCGGGGTAG